Proteins from a single region of Gambusia affinis linkage group LG12, SWU_Gaff_1.0, whole genome shotgun sequence:
- the LOC122841717 gene encoding zinc finger protein 184-like: protein MSSVQHLREFIRERLTAAAQEIFTEVEKTIICYEEELDAQRRMMGINWKPEIKLHRIGSELQRQSSDLQQPSVSNEEEAYAIQQVWSLASRSSQDQKEAEPQWTEEEQMEPQQKWMKEEEDELEPALLKHEEIEFPLTNVKIEELDSSVLPYEQQPPEHLPTGQNQKNLCSSQEKGQLVQKQFVALIETSTLQEDDMNEEERRTEQLSLHISPVVESKDQEGSSSSVSESQSGTKKKSFKCDICGRCYPQQWKLKNHYRTHTGERPFSCQSCGKSFSRISHLYRHKKIHTGERPFLCQSCGKSFSRISHLNAHKKIHTGERPFSCQSCGKSFSRISHLKDHNKIHSGERPFSCQSCGKRFIRISNLNDHKRIHTGEKPFSCQSCGKNFTRLSSLNHHKMSHAFEKGSHDKQ from the exons atgtcttcagttcagcaTCTCAGAGAGTTTATCAGAGAGagactaactgctgctgctcaagaAATCTTCACCGAGGTTGAAAAAACCATCATTTGCTACGAGGAAGAGCTCGATGCTCAGCGCAGAATGATGGGGATCAACTGGAAACCAGAAATTAAGCTACACAGAATCGGTTCGGAGCTGCAGAGGCAAAGTTCTG ACCTCCAACAGCCAAGTGTCTCAAATGAGGAAGAAGCTTATGCCATCCAACAAGTCTGGAGCCTGGCAAGTAGGTCCAGTCAGGACCAGAAAGAAGCAGAACCTCAGTGGACTGAAGAGGAACAGATGGAACCACAACAAAAATggatgaaagaagaagaagatgaactAGAACCTGCACTGCTTAAACATGAGGAAATAGAATTTCCActaacaaatgttaaaatagaGGAACTAGATTCTTCAGTGCTTCCATATGAACAGCAGCCACCGGAACATTTACCaactggacagaaccagaagaacctCTGCAGCAGTCAGGAGAAAGGGCAGCTTGTCCAGAAGCAGTTTGTTGCTTTGATTGAGACTTCTACTCTTCAGGAAGATGACATGaatgaagaagagagaagaacAGAGCAGCTTTCCCTTCATATCTCTCCTGTGGTTGAAAGCAAAGATCAGGAAGGAAGCAGCTCCTCTGTGTCAGAGAGTCAATCTGGTACAAAGAAAAAGTCtttcaaatgtgacatttgtggGAGATGTTACCCACAACAGTGGAAGTTGAAAAACCATTACAGAACTCACACTGGTGAGAGACCTTTTTCATGCCAATCATGCGGAAAAAGTTTTTCTAGAATTAGTCATTTATATCGTCACAAGAAAATTCATACAGGGGAGAGACCTTTTTTATGCCagtcatgtggaaaaagtttttctagAATTAGTCATTTAAATGCCCACAAAAAAATTCACACCGGTGAGAGACCTTTTTCATGCCagtcatgtggaaaaagtttctctcGAATTAGTCATTTAAAAGATCACAACAAAATTCATTCCGGTGAGAGACCTTTTTCATGCCAGTCATGCGGAAAACGTTTCATTCgaattagtaatttaaatgaCCACAAGAGaattcatacaggtgagaaacctttttcATGCCAGTCATGTGGAAAGAATTTCACTCGTCTTAGTAGCTTAAATCATCACAAGATGAGTCATGCATTTGAGAAGGGTTCtcatgataaacaataa
- the LOC122841720 gene encoding zinc finger protein-like, whose amino-acid sequence MSSVQHLREFIRERLTAAAQEIFTEVEKTIVRYEEELDAQRRIMGINLQQQIKLNRIGSELQTSDLQQPQFSIEEKTFAIQQVCNQGRTSSPDQEELGHQCTGELREPRLPCIKEEDEDPKSPLTDEQDIQGNNWIKEEEESEPQLIIVEKKEPDYSVLQHEQHGPEHFPTRQNQNDLCSSQEGQHLVQKLFVTLMDSSTLQKNGMCDGGPQTEQLSFQIFPVVENKDKEGSSSTVSESHSHNEAQAQFYRTHTCRKPFLCETCGKSFTRVDHLNFHKKIHTGEKPFSCETCEKRFSRISHLRLHKKIHTGDRPFFCDTCGKSFIQSSDLNVHRRIHTNERPFSCQTCGKSFTRKSNLNVHRKTHTQQKSFSCQTCGQLFLRPGNLISHMKLKHNSERETFDSHTQLTL is encoded by the exons ATGTCTTCAGTTCAGCACCTGAGGGAGTTTATCAGGGAGcgactaactgctgctgctcaagaAATCTTCACAGAGGTTGAAAAAACCATTGTCCGTTATGAGGAAGAGCTCGATGCTCAGCGCAGAATAATGGGGATTAACTTGCAGCAACAAATAAAGCTCAACAGAATCGGTTCGGAGCTGCAAACCTCTG ACCTCCAACAGCCACAATTCTCCATTGAGGAGAAAACCTTTGCCATCCAACAGGTTTGTAACCAGGGGAGGACGTCCAGTCCTGACCAGGAGGAATTAGGACATCAATGTACCGGAGAACTAAGGGAACCACGACTTCCTTGTATtaaagaggaagatgaggacCCCAAATCACCACTGACTGATGAACAGGACATTCAAGGAAATAACTGGATTAAGGAAGAGGAGGAATCAGAACCTCAACTGATAATTGTAGAAAAGAAGGAACCAGATTATTCAGTGCTTCAACATGAGCAGCATGGACCAGAACATTTTccaaccaggcagaaccagaaTGACCTATGCAGCAGTCAGGAGGGACAACATCTTGTCCAAAAGCTGTTTGTTACTTTGATGGATTCTTCTACTCTTCAGAAAAATGGCATGTGTGATGGAGGACCACAAACTGAGCAGCTCTCCTTTCAGATATTTCCTGTAGTTGAGAACAAAGACAAGGAAGGAAGCAGCTCCACTGTTTCAGAGAGTCATTCTCATAATGAGGCACAGGCACAGTTTTACAGAACCCACACATGTAGGAAGCCTTTTTTATGTGAAacgtgtggaaaaagtttcactcgAGTAGATCATCTAAATTTTCACAAGAAaattcatacaggtgagaagcctttttcatgtgaaacatgtgaaaaacGTTTCTCTCGAATTAGTCACTTAAGGCTTCACAAGAAAATTCATACAGGTGATAGGCCTTTTTTTTGTGACACATGTGGAAAATCTTTTATTCAGAGTTCGGACTTAAATGTCCACAGACGAATCCACACAAATGAGAGGCCGTTCTCTTGTCagacatgtggaaaaagtttcactcgAAAAAGTAATTTGAATGTTCACAGGAAAActcacacacaacaaaaaagtttttcatgtCAGACGTGCGGACAACTTTTTCTCCGTCCTGGTAATCTGATTTCCCACatgaaactaaaacataacAGTGAGAGGGAGACATTTGACTCTCACACACAGTtaacattataa
- the LOC122841679 gene encoding zinc finger protein 2 homolog — MSSVQYLREFIRERLTAATEEIFTEVEKTIVRYEDDIKLLEIYWKPQIKLNRIDQPQQHVSIKEEVLSEPHIWNQQRSFIQESEPSQTKQEPEPVEIKEEPEPSKIQYVMEEPAHLQIKEDTEEPELGATVVWYQEESRLLDISWNSHTNRNRKDFQKPQVSIEEKASTVHHVCDQRQRSSHDQEEAEAPVIEKREPKHPWIKEEEEVDEPESKDPQTKWIKEEKESGSLLIVEHQKPEHPQIKEGKKDPELVQDWKDPETKQIKEEKEPESQWIHGKNEEVDISVLKHEENIYMVDGAGSSCTNLCSSQEGKLLVQKQDVSVMETSALQEGDFSEQEKTTEQLSFQIFPGVESNDQEGSSSSVSESQSLTNKKQRSYTCDICGKGLTSQCNLERHYRAHKGEKPFSCQICEKSFSQMYRLNEHKRSHTGERPFSCQKCGKTFARKECLNVHKKIHTNEKSFTCDTCGKSFSHSFYFKLHKKLHTGEKPFSCETCGKCFTIGANLNVHKRIHTGEKPFSCQKCGKRFSRIDHLHKHQSIHTGEKPFPCLTCGKSFSRLHHLNTHMKIHTSKRDFPCEVCGKSFMYASKLDYHKKQKHKSEK; from the exons ATGTCTTCAGTTCAGTATCTGAGAGAGTTTATCAGAGAGCGACTAACTGCGGCTACTGAAGAAATCTTCACGGAGGTTGAAAAAACCATCGTCCGCTACGAAGACGACATCAAACTGCTAGAAATCTACTGgaaaccacaaataaaactCAACCGAATCG ATCAGCCACAGCAACATGTCAGCATCAAAGAGGAAGTTCTGTCTGAGCCACACATCTGGAACCAGCAGAGGAGCTTCATTCAGGAGTCAGAACCTTCACAGACTaaacaggaaccagaacctgtagAGATAAAAGAGGAGCCAGAACCTTCAAAGATACAATACGTTATGGAGGAACCTGCTCACCTTCAGATTAAAGAAGATACAGAGGAACCAGAACTTGGAGCTACTGTGGTCTGGTACCAGGAAGAATCCAGACTGCTGGATATCTCCTGGAATTCCCACACTAATCGCAACAGAAAGG ACTTCCAAAAGCCACAAGTTTCAATTGAGGAGAAAGCTTCAACCGTCCACCATGTCTGTGACCAACGGCAGAGGTCCAGTCATGACCAGGAGGAAGCAGAAGCTCCAGTGATTGAAAAAAGGGAACCAAAACATCCATGgattaaagaagaagaagaagtggatGAACCAGAATCAAAAGATCCACAAACTAAATGGATTAAAGAAGAGAAGGAATCAGGATCTCTATTGATAGTAGAACATCAGAAACCAGAACATCCACAGATTAAAGAGGGAAAGAAGGACCCAGAACTGGTTCAAGACTGGAAAGATCCAGAAACTAAACAGATTAAGGAAGAGAAAGAACCAGAATCTCAGTGGATACATGGAAAAAATGAGGAAGTAGATATTTCAGTGCTTAAACATGAAGAGAATATTTACATGGTAGACGGGGCCGGAAGCTCCTGTACGAACCTCTGCAGCAGTCAGGAGGGAAAGCTGCTTGTCCAGAAGCAGGATGTTTCTGTGATGGAAACATCTGCTCTTCAGGAAGGCGATTTCAgtgaacaagaaaaaacaaccgAGCAGCTTTCCTTTCAAATTTTTCCTGGAGTTGAAAGCAATGATCAGGAAGGAAGCAGCTCCTCTGTGTCAGAGAGTCAGTCTCTTACTAACAAAAAGCAAAGGTCTTACACATGTGATATTTGTGGGAAAGGTCTTACAAGTCAGTGCAACTTGGAAAGACATTACAGAGCCCATAaaggtgagaagcctttttcttgtcaaatatgtgaaaaaagtttcagCCAAATGTATAGATTAAATGAGCACAAGAGAAGCCACACAGGTGAAAGACCTTTTTCCTgtcaaaaatgtggaaaaaccttTGCTCGAAAGGAATGTTTAAACGTTCATAAGAAAATTCATACAAATGAGAAGAGTTTTACATGCGATACATGTGGGAAAAGTTTCtctcacagtttttattttaagctgcaCAAGAAACTtcatacaggtgagaagcctttttcatgtgaaacatgtggaaaatgttttacaattgGTGCAAATTTGAATGTTCACAAAAGAAtccacacaggtgagaagcctttttcatgtcaaaaatgtggaaaacgcTTCTCTCGAATTGATCATTTACATAAACACCAGAGCAtccacacaggtgagaaaccttttcCATGTCTAACATGCGGAAAAAGTTTCTCTCGGCTTCAtcatttaaacacacacatgaaaatACACACAAGTAAGAGGGATTTTCCATGTGAAGTTTGCGGAAAGAGCTTCATGTATGCTAGTAAACTGGATTaccacaagaaacaaaaacacaaaagtgagAAGTAG
- the LOC122841688 gene encoding tripartite motif-containing protein 16-like, with product MEENQLNQETLSCSICLDLVKNPVTIPCGHSYCMNCIKTHWDKGDQEGIYSCPQCRETFTPRPVLKKNTVFAALVDQLKKTGLQAADADLRYAGPDDVACDFCTGRKLKATKSCLVCLASYCEKHLQPHYDSSAFKKHKLVEPSKNLQENICSRHNEVKKMFCRTDQKCICSLCLMDEHKGHNTVSAAVERTERQKELEEKQKKIQQVLQEKEKDMKLLQQEVEAINHSADKTVEDSEKIFTELIRLLQKRSSDVKQQIRSQQETEVSRVKDVQEKLEQEITELKRKDAELEQLSHTEDHNQFLLNYPSLPALSESTHSSSIKVRRLRHFEDVTAAVSELRAELQDVLRETWKQSSLTLTEVDVLLSESEPVSRDGFLKYSCEIALDPNTAHKWLVLSRENKRVTRKAQHQSYSSHPERFTHWRQVLSSESLTGRCYWEVEKRGSVYVAVAYKNISRAGNGNESLFGGNDKSWALDCHQNHYKFGHNNIWTTIKSPVSSRVGVFLDHRAGILSFYNVSDTMTLIHRVQTTFTQPLHAGIWVGFACHAEFCEPK from the coding sequence atggAGGAGAATCAGCTGAATCAAGAAACCCTATCCTGTTCGATCTGTCTGGATCTAGTGAAGAATCCGGTAACTATTCCCTGTGGACACAGCTACTGTATGAACTGTATTAAAACGCACTGGGATAAAGGGGATCAGGAAGGAATTTACAGCTGCCCTCAGTGCAGGGAAACATTCACACCGAGGcctgttttgaagaaaaacacagtcTTTGCAGCATTAGTGGATCAGCTGAAGAAGACTGGACTCCAAGCTGCTGATGCTGATCTCCGCTATGCTGGACCTGACGATGTGGCCTGTGATTTCTgcactggaagaaaactgaaagccaCCAAATCCTGTTTAGTCTGTCTGGCCTCTTACTGTGAGAAACACCTTCAGCCTCATTATGATTCATCTGCAtttaagaaacacaagctggtggAGCCGTCCAAGAACCtccaggagaacatctgctctCGTCATAATGAGGTGAAGAAAATGTTCTGCCGCACTGATCAGAAGTGTATCTGTAGTTTGTGTTTAATGGATGAACATAAAGGCCACAACACAGTGTCAGCTGCAGTAGAAAGGACTGAGAGGcagaaagagctggaggagaaacaaaagaaaatccaacaagtgctccaggaaaaagaaaaagacatgaagctgcttcaacaggaggtggaggccatcaatcactctgctgataaaacagtggaggacagtgagaagatcttcactgagctgatccgtctcctccagaaaagaagctctgatgtgaagcagcagatcagatcccagcaggaaactgaagtgagtcgagtcaaagatgttcaggagaagctggagcaggagatcactgagctgaagaggaaagacgctgagctggagcagctctcacacacagaggatcacaaccagtttctcctcaactacccctcactgccagcactcagtgagtctacacactcatccagcatcaaGGTTCGTCGtctgagacactttgaggacgtgacagcagctgtgtcagagctcagagcTGAACTACAAGATGTCCTGAGAGAAACGTGGAAACAAAGTTCACTGACACTCACTGAGGTGGATGTTCTACTGTCAGAATCAGAACCTGTTAGCAGAGATggattcttaaaatattcatgtGAAATCGCTCTGGATCCAAACACAGCTCACAAATGGCTGGTGTTGTCAAGGGAAAACAAGAGGGTGACAAGAAAGGCTCAACATCAGTCTTATTCTAGTCACCCAGAAAGATTCACTCACTGGCGCCAGGTTTTGAGTAGCGAGAGTCTGACTGGacgttgttactgggaggtggagaAAAGAGGGAGCGTTTATGTAGCAGTCGCATACAAGAATATCAGCAGAGCAGGAAATGGGAATGAATCCTTATTTGGAGGTAATGACAAATCTTGGGCTTTAGATTGTCACCAAAACCATTATAAATTTGGTCACAACAACATCTGGACCACCATTAAAagtccagtttcctccagagtgGGAGTGTTCCTGGATCACAGAGCAGGTATTCTGTCCTTCTACAACGTCTCTGACACCATGACTCTgatccacagagtccagaccacaTTCACTCAGCCGCTACATGCAGGAATTTGGGTTGGGTTTGCATGCCATGCAGAGTTCTGTGAACCCAAATAG